A stretch of Mesorhizobium sp. M2A.F.Ca.ET.046.03.2.1 DNA encodes these proteins:
- a CDS encoding homoserine O-acetyltransferase, with product MAAQRAARTNDEADHPSSPVLQFGPDKPLKLDAGTLLSPFQIAYQTYGSLNDARSNAILVCHALTGDQHVANTNPVTGKPGWWEVLIGPGRIIDTNRFFVICANVIGGCLGSTGPASTNPATGKPYGLDLPIITIRDMVRAQAMLVDHFGIEKLFCVLGGSMGGMQVLEWAASYPERVFSALPIATGARHSSQNIAFHEVGRQAVMADPDWHGGKYLEFGKRPEKGLAVARMAAHITYLSEAALHRKFGRNLQDREALTFGFDADFQIESYLRHQGMTFVDRFDANSYLYLTRAMDYFDLAADHGGRLADAFAGTRTRFCLISFTSDWLFPTEESRSIVHALNAAGASVSFVEIETDRGHDAFLLDEPELFAAINGFIGSAARARGLSL from the coding sequence ATGGCCGCTCAGCGCGCTGCAAGAACCAACGACGAGGCCGACCATCCGTCGAGCCCGGTGCTGCAGTTCGGCCCCGACAAGCCGCTGAAGCTCGACGCCGGCACGCTGCTCTCGCCTTTCCAGATCGCCTACCAGACCTACGGCAGCTTGAACGACGCGCGCTCCAACGCCATTCTCGTCTGCCATGCCCTGACTGGCGACCAGCACGTCGCCAACACCAATCCGGTGACCGGCAAGCCGGGCTGGTGGGAAGTGCTGATCGGTCCCGGCAGGATCATCGACACCAACCGCTTCTTCGTCATCTGCGCAAACGTCATCGGCGGCTGCCTCGGCTCGACCGGCCCGGCCTCGACCAATCCAGCGACCGGCAAGCCTTACGGCCTGGACCTGCCGATCATCACCATACGCGACATGGTGCGCGCGCAGGCGATGCTGGTCGATCATTTCGGCATCGAAAAGCTATTTTGCGTGCTCGGCGGCTCGATGGGCGGCATGCAGGTGCTGGAATGGGCGGCGAGCTATCCGGAGCGGGTCTTCTCGGCGCTGCCGATCGCCACCGGCGCCCGCCATTCCTCGCAGAACATCGCCTTCCACGAGGTCGGCCGGCAGGCGGTCATGGCCGATCCGGACTGGCATGGCGGCAAATATCTCGAGTTCGGCAAGCGCCCGGAAAAGGGGCTCGCCGTCGCGCGCATGGCCGCCCACATCACCTATCTTTCGGAAGCGGCGCTCCACCGCAAGTTCGGCCGCAACCTGCAGGACCGCGAGGCGCTCACCTTCGGCTTCGACGCCGATTTCCAGATCGAGAGCTATCTGCGCCACCAGGGCATGACCTTCGTCGACCGCTTCGATGCCAATTCCTATCTCTATCTGACCCGCGCGATGGACTATTTCGATCTTGCCGCCGATCACGGCGGGCGCCTCGCCGATGCCTTCGCCGGGACCAGGACGCGCTTCTGCCTGATTTCCTTCACCAGCGACTGGCTGTTCCCGACCGAGGAGAGCCGCTCGATCGTGCATGCCTTGAACGCGGCGGGCGCTTCCGTCTCCTTCGTCGAGATCGAGACGGATCGCGGCCACGACGCTTTCCTGCTCGACGAGCCGGAGCTGTTCGCGGCCATCAACGGCTTCATCGGTTCGGCAGCACGCGCAAGGGGGCTCAGCCTATGA
- the hisC gene encoding histidinol-phosphate transaminase — MKQDQPRPTPRVGIMDIEAYVPGKSSAPAGVTKVYKLSSNENPLGPSPKAIEAAREVAAKLDVYPDGTARRLREAIGEVHGLNPANIICSNGSDEILGLLAQTYLAPGDEAVFTEHAFMVYKIYIQATGAKPVAVKETDERADVDAILAAVTPKTRIVFLANPNNPTGTYLPFSEVRRLHAGLPKNVLLVLDAAYAEYVRRNDYEAGIELAGSAENVVMTRTFSKLGLGGARVGWMYGPAHIVDAINRIRGPFNVNATAIEAGIASIRDRAHIERSVTHNEKWLTWLSAELTGLGLRVTPSVGNFVLIHFPDDKEHSAAAADDYLSARGYILRRVTGYGFPNALRMSVGTEEANRGVIDALKTFLKS, encoded by the coding sequence ATGAAGCAGGATCAGCCCCGTCCGACGCCCCGCGTGGGCATCATGGACATCGAGGCCTATGTGCCGGGAAAAAGCAGCGCGCCGGCCGGCGTGACGAAAGTCTACAAGCTGTCGTCGAACGAAAATCCCCTGGGGCCTTCGCCGAAGGCGATCGAGGCCGCGCGCGAGGTGGCGGCGAAGCTCGACGTCTATCCCGACGGCACCGCGCGGCGGCTGCGCGAGGCGATCGGCGAGGTGCATGGGCTGAACCCTGCGAACATCATCTGCTCCAACGGCTCGGACGAGATCCTGGGGCTTCTGGCGCAGACCTATCTCGCGCCGGGCGACGAGGCCGTGTTCACCGAACACGCCTTCATGGTCTACAAGATCTACATCCAGGCGACGGGCGCCAAGCCGGTGGCGGTGAAGGAAACCGACGAGCGCGCCGATGTCGACGCGATCCTCGCCGCGGTTACGCCCAAGACGCGTATCGTGTTCCTTGCCAATCCGAACAATCCGACCGGCACCTACCTGCCGTTCAGCGAGGTGCGGCGGCTGCATGCCGGCCTGCCGAAGAACGTGCTTCTGGTGCTTGATGCGGCTTACGCCGAATATGTGCGGCGCAACGACTATGAAGCCGGCATCGAGCTTGCCGGCAGCGCCGAGAACGTGGTGATGACACGCACCTTCTCCAAGCTCGGCCTCGGCGGGGCGCGCGTGGGCTGGATGTACGGGCCGGCGCATATCGTCGATGCCATCAACCGTATTCGCGGCCCCTTCAACGTCAACGCCACCGCGATCGAGGCTGGCATCGCCTCCATCCGCGACCGCGCCCATATTGAGCGCAGCGTGACGCATAACGAGAAATGGCTGACATGGCTCAGCGCGGAGCTGACCGGGCTCGGCCTGCGCGTCACGCCCAGCGTCGGCAATTTCGTGCTGATCCATTTTCCCGACGACAAGGAACATTCGGCGGCGGCCGCGGACGATTACCTGAGCGCGCGCGGCTATATCCTGCGCCGCGTCACCGGCTACGGCTTTCCCAACGCGCTGCGCATGAGCGTCGGCACCGAGGAAGCCAACCGCGGCGTCATTGACGCGCTGAAGACCTTCCTGAAAAGCTAG
- a CDS encoding prephenate/arogenate dehydrogenase family protein: MASPMFEKIALVGIGLIGSSLARVIRREGLARHIAIATRSASTLKRAEELGLGDSYTTEAKEAVGDADLIIVSVPVGSSGEVAAEIAPALKKGAILTDVGSTKASVIAQIEPHVPEGVHFIPGHPLAGTEKSGPDAGFADLFENRWCIFTPLPGTDPAALETLSEFWRRCGSNIDTMDPQHHDMTLAIVSHLPHIIAYNIVGTADDLEAVTKSEVIKYSASGFRDFTRLAASDPTMWRDVCLHNKDAILEMLARFSEDLASLQRAIRWGDGEKLFDLFTRTRAIRRSIIEAGQDIDVPDFGRQAVEHPKGN; this comes from the coding sequence ATGGCATCACCGATGTTCGAGAAAATAGCGCTGGTCGGCATCGGCCTGATCGGCTCGTCGCTCGCCCGCGTCATCCGCCGTGAAGGCCTGGCGCGTCATATCGCCATCGCGACGCGCAGCGCATCGACGCTGAAGCGCGCCGAGGAGTTGGGCCTTGGCGATTCCTACACGACGGAGGCAAAAGAAGCGGTGGGCGATGCCGATCTCATCATCGTCTCGGTCCCGGTCGGCTCGTCCGGCGAGGTCGCGGCCGAGATCGCGCCGGCGCTGAAGAAGGGCGCCATCCTCACCGATGTCGGCTCGACCAAGGCTTCCGTCATCGCGCAGATCGAGCCGCACGTGCCGGAAGGCGTGCACTTCATTCCCGGTCATCCGCTGGCCGGCACCGAAAAGTCCGGACCCGATGCGGGCTTTGCCGATCTCTTCGAGAACCGCTGGTGCATCTTCACGCCGCTGCCGGGCACCGATCCCGCCGCGCTCGAGACGCTCTCGGAATTCTGGCGGCGCTGCGGCTCCAACATCGATACGATGGACCCGCAGCATCACGACATGACCTTGGCGATCGTGTCGCACCTGCCGCATATCATCGCCTACAACATCGTCGGCACGGCGGACGATCTGGAAGCGGTGACCAAGAGCGAGGTCATCAAATATTCCGCCTCCGGTTTCCGCGATTTCACCCGCCTTGCTGCCTCCGATCCGACGATGTGGCGGGACGTGTGCCTGCACAACAAGGACGCGATCCTGGAGATGCTGGCGCGGTTCTCGGAAGATCTGGCCTCGCTGCAGCGGGCGATCCGCTGGGGCGACGGCGAGAAGCTGTTCGATCTCTTCACCCGCACGCGCGCCATCCGCCGCTCGATCATCGAGGCCGGCCAGGATATCGATGTGCCGGATTTTGGCCGGCAGGCGGTCGAGCATCCCAAAGGGAACTGA
- a CDS encoding sugar kinase — MAKPVRLLSVGAFTLDTILRVETLPAHQGKFIASDGVQIASGMATSAACAAHRLGAEVSLWASAGDDPVGDQLIADIKAEGIDCSLIRRVPGARSALAAIVVDAYGERIIVPFYDKKAQADPETLPLADLSGFDAVLVDVRWPGAAALALSAARSIGRPAILDADTAPVEVLEQLLPSASHIVASEPAARIVCGHALDPESACADLASRTDAFVAVTGGAAGTWWHDRATGRVRHVEAPKVKAVDTLAAGDVFHGAFAVGLAEAMPMEEALRFASAAAALKCLRFGGRLGAPDRAETLAMMAAHWPPVRRGKGS, encoded by the coding sequence ATGGCGAAGCCGGTCAGACTGCTCAGCGTCGGAGCCTTCACCCTCGACACCATTCTCCGAGTCGAGACGCTGCCCGCGCACCAGGGCAAGTTCATCGCCAGCGACGGCGTCCAGATCGCTTCCGGCATGGCGACGAGCGCCGCCTGCGCCGCGCATCGCCTCGGCGCCGAGGTCTCGCTATGGGCAAGCGCGGGGGACGATCCGGTCGGCGACCAGCTGATCGCCGACATCAAGGCCGAAGGCATCGACTGCAGCCTTATCCGCCGGGTTCCCGGCGCGCGTTCGGCGCTGGCCGCGATCGTGGTCGATGCGTATGGCGAGCGCATCATCGTCCCCTTCTACGACAAGAAGGCGCAGGCCGATCCTGAAACGCTGCCGCTCGCCGACCTCTCCGGCTTCGACGCCGTTCTGGTCGATGTCCGCTGGCCGGGCGCCGCGGCGCTCGCTCTGAGCGCTGCCCGATCGATCGGCCGTCCGGCGATCCTGGATGCCGATACAGCACCCGTCGAGGTGCTGGAGCAGCTTCTGCCGTCGGCCTCGCATATCGTCGCGTCCGAGCCTGCGGCGCGCATCGTCTGCGGCCATGCGCTCGACCCGGAAAGCGCTTGCGCCGACCTCGCCTCGCGCACCGATGCCTTTGTCGCGGTGACCGGCGGCGCCGCTGGAACCTGGTGGCACGACCGGGCGACCGGACGCGTACGCCATGTCGAGGCACCGAAGGTCAAGGCGGTGGATACGCTCGCCGCCGGCGACGTTTTCCACGGCGCCTTTGCCGTCGGCCTCGCCGAGGCCATGCCGATGGAAGAGGCCCTGCGCTTCGCCAGCGCCGCAGCCGCGCTCAAATGCCTGCGCTTCGGCGGCAGGCTGGGCGCGCCGGACAGAGCCGAGACGCTCGCCATGATGGCGGCGCACTGGCCGCCAGTCCGAAGAGGCAAAGGGAGCTGA
- a CDS encoding DUF2125 domain-containing protein, whose amino-acid sequence MTSSDERSPKPRRRLLWLAAFIAVLFAFYSGGWFYLAERLKTEADQAVARLGSKGIAAGCANLTVSGFPMSFTVSCDNIAYEDDARKVAASTGSFNAVAAITGPLSPVADLRGPLRTIAPGMPPLWIDWDQLQAKVKVWWPLPRSVSLQAEGLNGQTDPQDDTDPMQLFSAGKAAGQLQPAGQDINYVGSFGDLEINADAIEGRVLPALDGTGDVTLKNGVALISAPPKSLRGQSIDITKLDLSSGTARITVSGPVSVDAEGLVDGDLMIKLKDPKAVAAILAGAVPEHKSEIEQGFAALAMLGKEPSMPLKIVKGKASLGFIPLGKIKPLE is encoded by the coding sequence ATGACGTCAAGTGACGAGCGATCGCCCAAACCCCGCCGCCGGCTGCTTTGGCTCGCGGCGTTCATCGCCGTGCTATTCGCCTTCTACAGCGGCGGCTGGTTCTATCTCGCCGAAAGGCTCAAGACCGAAGCCGACCAGGCGGTGGCGCGGCTGGGCAGCAAGGGGATCGCCGCCGGCTGCGCCAACCTCACCGTCAGCGGTTTTCCGATGAGCTTCACGGTCTCCTGCGACAACATCGCCTATGAGGACGACGCCCGGAAAGTCGCTGCGTCTACCGGGAGCTTCAACGCCGTCGCCGCGATCACCGGCCCCTTGTCGCCGGTCGCCGATCTGCGCGGGCCGCTGCGCACGATCGCGCCCGGCATGCCGCCGCTCTGGATCGACTGGGACCAGTTGCAGGCCAAGGTCAAAGTGTGGTGGCCGCTGCCGCGCAGTGTCTCGCTGCAGGCTGAGGGCCTGAACGGTCAGACCGACCCCCAGGACGACACGGATCCGATGCAGCTGTTTAGCGCCGGCAAGGCGGCCGGGCAATTGCAGCCGGCCGGCCAGGACATCAACTATGTCGGCAGCTTCGGCGATCTGGAGATCAATGCGGACGCTATCGAGGGACGCGTGCTGCCGGCGCTGGACGGCACCGGCGACGTGACGCTGAAGAACGGCGTGGCGTTGATCTCGGCCCCGCCGAAAAGCCTGCGCGGCCAGTCGATCGACATTACCAAACTCGACCTGTCGTCGGGAACCGCGCGCATCACCGTATCCGGACCGGTCTCCGTCGATGCGGAAGGGCTGGTCGACGGGGACCTGATGATCAAGCTCAAGGACCCGAAAGCGGTGGCGGCCATCCTCGCCGGGGCCGTTCCCGAGCATAAAAGCGAAATCGAGCAGGGTTTTGCCGCCCTGGCCATGCTCGGGAAGGAACCGTCGATGCCGCTGAAGATCGTCAAGGGTAAGGCTTCGCTCGGCTTCATTCCGCTCGGCAAGATCAAGCCGCTCGAGTAA
- a CDS encoding gamma-glutamylcyclotransferase: MGDFWVFGYGSLIWRPGFAHVETRRARLYGYRRSLCVYSFVHRGTRARPGLVLGLDRGGSCIGLAYRVPGNLRDEVLSYLRERELVTSVYLERMLDVRLGRDGKGEGVSVEAVAYIVDRRHEQYAGALDADHAARIVRGAVGQSGRNEDYVLSTLEHLEALGIRDHWLEEVGRQVSSS, from the coding sequence ATGGGCGATTTTTGGGTTTTTGGCTATGGCTCGCTGATCTGGCGGCCCGGATTCGCCCATGTCGAGACGCGCCGCGCCCGGCTTTACGGCTACCGCCGCTCGCTTTGCGTCTATTCCTTCGTGCATCGCGGCACGCGCGCACGGCCGGGTCTGGTGCTCGGCCTCGACCGGGGCGGCTCCTGCATCGGCCTCGCCTACCGCGTCCCCGGCAATCTGCGCGACGAGGTGCTTTCCTACCTGCGCGAGCGAGAGCTGGTGACCAGCGTCTATCTCGAACGCATGCTCGATGTCCGACTGGGCAGGGACGGGAAAGGAGAGGGCGTTTCGGTCGAGGCGGTCGCCTACATCGTCGACCGGCGGCATGAACAATATGCTGGCGCGCTCGATGCCGATCACGCGGCAAGGATCGTTCGCGGCGCCGTCGGCCAGTCGGGCCGGAATGAGGATTATGTGCTGAGCACGCTCGAGCATCTCGAGGCGCTCGGCATCCGCGATCACTGGCTGGAAGAGGTGGGCCGTCAGGTCTCGTCTTCGTGA
- a CDS encoding aldo/keto reductase, whose protein sequence is MQKRRLGRTDLLIAPLVLGGNVFGWTADEKTSFDLLDRFAGACLNAIDTADAYSRWVPGNKGGESETIIGNWMKSRGNRDKVVIITKVGSDMGQGKRDLSAAYIEKAVEASLKRLQVDVIDLYLSHWPDPATPYEETLGAYQRLLEKGKIRYPGCSNLDAGQLRAALDVAGLRSLPRYEVLQPEYNLYDRSSLDGPLLDLCKAEDIGVITYFSLAKGFLSGKYRSKPDLGQSARGEGVAGYLNERGMRILSALDAVAERHSAKQAEVALAWIIARPGITAPIASATTPAQMDSLIRAASLKLSADDVAALDRASS, encoded by the coding sequence TTGCAGAAACGCCGTCTCGGTCGCACCGACCTTTTAATCGCGCCGCTGGTCCTGGGCGGCAACGTCTTCGGCTGGACCGCCGACGAGAAGACCTCCTTCGATCTACTTGACCGGTTCGCCGGAGCCTGCCTGAACGCCATCGATACGGCCGATGCCTATTCGCGCTGGGTTCCCGGCAACAAGGGCGGCGAGTCGGAAACCATCATCGGCAATTGGATGAAGAGCCGCGGCAACCGCGACAAGGTGGTCATCATCACCAAGGTCGGCTCGGATATGGGCCAGGGCAAGCGCGACCTCTCCGCCGCTTATATCGAAAAGGCGGTCGAGGCATCGCTCAAACGGCTGCAGGTCGATGTCATCGACCTCTATCTGTCGCACTGGCCGGACCCGGCCACGCCTTACGAGGAAACGCTCGGCGCCTATCAGCGCCTGCTCGAAAAAGGCAAGATCCGCTATCCGGGCTGCTCCAATCTCGATGCCGGCCAGTTGCGCGCGGCGCTCGACGTGGCCGGCCTGCGCAGCCTGCCGCGTTACGAGGTCCTGCAGCCTGAATACAATTTGTACGATCGCTCATCGCTCGACGGACCGCTGCTCGATCTCTGCAAGGCTGAGGATATCGGCGTCATCACCTATTTCAGCCTGGCCAAGGGATTTTTGAGCGGGAAATACCGCAGCAAGCCCGATCTCGGGCAAAGCGCGCGCGGCGAGGGCGTGGCCGGCTACCTCAACGAGCGCGGCATGCGCATCCTGTCCGCGCTCGATGCAGTGGCCGAACGCCATTCGGCCAAGCAGGCGGAAGTGGCGCTGGCCTGGATCATCGCGCGTCCAGGCATCACCGCGCCGATCGCCAGCGCCACGACGCCGGCCCAGATGGACAGCCTGATCCGCGCCGCATCGCTCAAGCTTTCGGCCGACGATGTCGCGGCGCTCGACCGGGCCAGCTCGTAA
- a CDS encoding LysE family translocator, which translates to MAGGVLGDPQSWQQVLALVLAATVVMGSPGPATISVTAVGAAFGLSPSLSYTAGVVLGTIAVLLAVAAGIFGMLTSVPGVAPVLAILSAAYILYLAFKIATAPPLAERGSTATKPDFLGGFALAAANPKAYVAIGAVYAGAASQPDPLGIFTRLLVLAAMIVAIHVVWLLAGTAFARFLRHPLASRVINLVFAATLVLTTLLAVLR; encoded by the coding sequence ATGGCTGGTGGTGTTCTGGGCGATCCACAATCCTGGCAGCAAGTGCTGGCGCTTGTCTTGGCCGCGACGGTCGTCATGGGCAGTCCGGGACCGGCGACGATCAGCGTCACCGCCGTCGGCGCGGCTTTCGGTCTGAGTCCTTCCCTGAGTTACACCGCGGGCGTCGTGCTCGGCACGATCGCCGTGCTTCTGGCTGTGGCGGCCGGGATTTTCGGCATGTTGACCTCGGTACCGGGAGTGGCGCCGGTGCTGGCGATCCTTTCGGCCGCCTACATCCTCTATCTCGCCTTCAAGATAGCGACGGCGCCGCCATTGGCCGAGCGCGGCAGCACGGCGACAAAACCCGATTTTCTCGGCGGCTTCGCGCTCGCCGCCGCCAACCCGAAGGCCTATGTGGCGATTGGCGCCGTGTACGCCGGCGCGGCGTCTCAGCCCGATCCGCTCGGCATTTTCACCAGGCTGCTGGTGCTTGCCGCGATGATTGTCGCCATCCACGTCGTGTGGCTGCTCGCAGGAACGGCCTTCGCACGGTTCCTGCGCCATCCGCTGGCGTCGCGGGTCATCAACCTGGTGTTTGCCGCGACGCTGGTGCTGACGACCTTGCTGGCGGTGCTGCGGTAG
- a CDS encoding 1-acyl-sn-glycerol-3-phosphate acyltransferase, translated as MLIIRSLAFNLVFYLSLIVQMIFWTPFYFLAPRHRAWFVPKFWSRTSMWLYDKIAATKSEITGVENLPEGSFILAPKHQSFWDAIAFFPYLDDALYILKRELTWIPFFGWYIMKMRMIPVDRGSRSKALKAVVVATRQEMDRNPRQLIIYPEGTRRAPGAEPSYKYGIVEIYTQLGVPVVPVAHVAGLYWPRRKFLRYPGTIKARFLPPIPPGLGKEEFMQRLIGETEAACDQMLVEAAQAPNPPPMPPTAVKRLAELGVTART; from the coding sequence ATGCTCATCATCCGCTCGCTGGCGTTCAACCTCGTCTTCTATCTCAGCCTGATCGTCCAGATGATCTTCTGGACCCCTTTCTATTTCCTGGCGCCGCGCCACCGTGCCTGGTTCGTGCCGAAATTCTGGTCGCGGACCTCAATGTGGCTCTATGACAAGATCGCCGCGACGAAGAGCGAGATCACCGGTGTCGAGAACCTGCCCGAAGGGTCCTTCATCCTGGCGCCGAAGCACCAGTCCTTCTGGGATGCGATCGCCTTCTTCCCCTATCTCGACGACGCGCTCTACATCCTGAAACGCGAGCTGACCTGGATCCCTTTCTTCGGCTGGTACATCATGAAGATGCGCATGATCCCGGTCGACCGCGGCAGCCGTTCGAAAGCGCTGAAAGCGGTCGTCGTCGCGACCAGACAGGAGATGGACCGCAACCCGCGCCAACTGATCATCTATCCCGAAGGCACGCGCCGCGCGCCGGGCGCCGAGCCGTCCTACAAATACGGCATCGTCGAGATCTACACGCAGCTGGGCGTGCCCGTGGTGCCGGTCGCCCATGTCGCCGGCCTCTATTGGCCGCGCCGCAAGTTCCTGCGCTATCCGGGCACCATCAAGGCCCGCTTCCTGCCGCCGATTCCACCAGGGCTCGGCAAGGAGGAATTCATGCAGCGGCTGATCGGCGAGACGGAAGCCGCCTGCGACCAGATGCTTGTCGAGGCCGCGCAGGCGCCGAACCCGCCGCCCATGCCGCCGACGGCGGTCAAGCGCCTAGCGGAACTCGGCGTAACGGCCAGGACCTGA
- a CDS encoding LysR family transcriptional regulator gives MDRLDAMSLFVATVEAGSLSAAARRAGVPLATVSRKLSDLEKHLKTRLLNRSTRRLVLTDAGQSYLAACRRILDEVNEAERTAAGEYSSPTGELVITAPVVFGRLHVLPVITDFLAIYPQVDVRLTLSDRITQLVEEHIDLALRIGELPDSAMVAIRVGSIRRIVCASPAYLASQGTPEKPSELAGHSCVTFEGLASPATWSFGAGKTETTIPVRSRLQVNTAEAAIDAAIAGLGLTKVLSYQADAGVRAGTLRVVLEPFESPPWPVSLVHAGQGRLPVKLRAFLDFAAPRLKERLARSL, from the coding sequence ATGGATCGCCTCGACGCCATGTCCCTGTTCGTCGCTACGGTGGAGGCCGGCAGCCTTTCCGCCGCTGCCAGGCGTGCCGGCGTGCCGTTGGCGACGGTGAGCCGCAAGCTCTCCGACCTGGAGAAGCATTTGAAGACGCGTCTGCTCAACCGCTCGACGCGGCGCCTGGTGCTGACGGATGCCGGCCAATCCTACCTCGCCGCCTGCCGCCGCATTCTCGATGAGGTGAATGAGGCCGAGCGTACCGCTGCGGGCGAATATTCGAGCCCGACAGGCGAGCTGGTCATCACGGCACCGGTCGTCTTCGGCCGCCTGCATGTGCTGCCCGTGATCACCGACTTTCTCGCCATCTATCCGCAGGTGGACGTCCGCCTGACCTTGTCGGACCGGATCACCCAACTGGTCGAGGAGCATATCGATTTGGCCCTGCGCATCGGCGAGCTGCCGGATTCGGCCATGGTCGCGATCCGCGTCGGCTCGATCCGCCGCATCGTCTGCGCAAGCCCGGCTTACCTTGCCTCGCAGGGCACGCCGGAGAAACCATCTGAGCTTGCGGGTCACAGCTGCGTCACCTTCGAGGGCCTTGCCTCTCCCGCGACATGGAGTTTCGGAGCGGGCAAGACGGAAACCACGATCCCGGTCCGCTCGCGCCTGCAAGTCAACACCGCCGAAGCGGCGATCGATGCCGCCATCGCCGGGCTTGGCCTGACGAAAGTGCTCTCCTACCAGGCGGACGCCGGCGTGCGCGCCGGCACGCTGCGGGTGGTGCTGGAGCCATTCGAGTCGCCGCCCTGGCCGGTAAGCCTCGTCCATGCCGGCCAGGGCCGGCTGCCGGTGAAATTGCGCGCCTTCCTCGATTTTGCAGCGCCGCGCCTCAAGGAGCGGCTGGCGCGGTCATTGTAA
- a CDS encoding pyridoxamine 5'-phosphate oxidase family protein, whose protein sequence is MNEFTSDVAFTPTVKAIQSRKGSRDSYARVEQRGGWRATITPDLAAFIEAQSSVFLATANAEGQPYIQHRGGPAGFLKVLDEHTIGFADFSGNRQFITQGNLQDNDQAFLFLIDYMLRQRIKVWGRARVVENDPELTAKLMPADYKAKPEQAILFTVTAWDANCPQHIPQRFEAADVAAALAERDRRIAGLEQEIARLRDNLEAKV, encoded by the coding sequence ATGAACGAATTCACCAGCGACGTCGCCTTCACACCGACCGTCAAGGCGATCCAGTCGCGCAAGGGATCGCGCGATTCCTATGCGCGCGTCGAGCAGCGCGGCGGCTGGCGGGCCACGATCACGCCGGACCTTGCCGCCTTCATCGAAGCGCAGTCCAGCGTGTTCCTTGCGACGGCCAATGCCGAAGGCCAGCCTTACATCCAGCATCGTGGCGGGCCGGCCGGCTTCCTCAAGGTGCTGGACGAGCACACGATCGGCTTCGCGGATTTCTCCGGCAACCGCCAGTTCATCACCCAGGGCAACCTGCAGGACAACGACCAGGCCTTCCTGTTCCTGATCGACTATATGCTCAGGCAGCGCATCAAGGTCTGGGGCAGGGCGCGGGTCGTCGAAAACGACCCGGAGCTGACGGCGAAGCTGATGCCGGCGGACTACAAGGCAAAGCCGGAGCAGGCGATCCTGTTCACGGTCACGGCGTGGGATGCCAATTGTCCGCAGCACATACCGCAGCGTTTCGAGGCGGCGGATGTCGCGGCGGCGCTCGCCGAGCGCGATCGGCGCATCGCCGGCCTGGAGCAGGAGATTGCCCGCTTGCGAGATAATTTGGAGGCTAAGGTCTAG
- a CDS encoding YdcF family protein yields the protein MMEAREQIETAGRMPAVRARAAAPAEFGRLRLALRVCGFVALAALVLFAGGFGWFADKVSHMTTPLDPARADAIIVLTGGQSRLDAAMDLLASGKGERLLISGVHPSATKRQLQAAMGGDKRLFSCCVDIDRAALDTIGNAEESAKWVENHAYGSIIIVTNNYHMPRSLLEMGRLLHGARLEPYPVVNTNLGNGGWLTKPEALRVLLTEYSKYVLSLARGFLPLRTTPEGMTLAQASTAVKN from the coding sequence ATGATGGAAGCGCGGGAGCAGATCGAGACGGCTGGACGGATGCCGGCAGTGCGTGCGCGCGCCGCCGCCCCCGCCGAGTTTGGTCGTCTGCGGCTCGCCCTGCGCGTCTGCGGTTTCGTCGCTCTCGCCGCGCTGGTGCTTTTTGCCGGCGGCTTCGGCTGGTTCGCCGACAAGGTCAGCCATATGACGACCCCGCTCGATCCGGCCAGGGCGGATGCCATAATCGTGCTCACCGGCGGGCAGTCGCGGCTCGACGCCGCCATGGACCTGCTGGCGTCCGGCAAAGGGGAACGGCTGCTGATCAGCGGCGTCCATCCGTCGGCCACCAAACGCCAGTTGCAGGCGGCGATGGGTGGTGACAAGCGGCTCTTCTCTTGCTGTGTCGACATCGACCGTGCCGCGCTCGACACCATCGGCAACGCCGAAGAAAGCGCCAAATGGGTGGAAAACCACGCCTATGGCAGCATCATCATCGTCACCAACAATTACCACATGCCGCGCAGCCTGCTCGAGATGGGCCGGCTGCTGCATGGCGCGCGCCTTGAGCCCTATCCGGTGGTCAACACCAATCTCGGCAATGGCGGCTGGCTGACCAAGCCGGAAGCGCTGCGCGTGCTGCTGACCGAATACAGCAAATATGTGCTCTCGCTGGCGCGCGGCTTCCTGCCGCTTCGCACGACGCCCGAGGGCATGACGCTTGCCCAAGCATCGACCGCGGTGAAGAACTAG